From the Shewanella amazonensis SB2B genome, one window contains:
- a CDS encoding DUF3135 domain-containing protein has protein sequence MTPLPDFDTLRWMADNEPQALDELRDKLNREVIDGSETNKAQLECLIYDLERQLSRCTNPYHRCVIATGMMRNKLHTLHCVINEPDFLERSCAEIIPLFKA, from the coding sequence ATGACACCCTTACCCGATTTCGATACCTTAAGATGGATGGCGGACAACGAGCCGCAGGCCCTCGACGAGTTACGGGATAAACTCAACCGGGAAGTCATAGACGGCTCTGAAACAAACAAAGCACAGCTAGAATGCCTTATTTACGACCTTGAACGGCAACTCTCCCGCTGCACCAATCCCTACCACAGATGTGTCATCGCCACGGGCATGATGCGAAATAAACTTCACACCCTGCACTGTGTCATCAATGAACCGGACTTTCTTGAACGCTCCTGCGCCGAGATAATTCCCCTGTTCAAGGCCTGA
- the corA gene encoding magnesium/cobalt transporter CorA, which yields MITAYVYENRQLTVLELGIEDSLPPSTLWLDLYKPEDDEREWLARFSVEELPDEEDINEIEASARFYQNSDGLHINSLFPQRVGQDVRAVNVSFNLRTKFLLTIREEDVGLIRLLRNYLRLGRLEVSTPQELFIELFNLKVDYLSDLIEDVYTVLENVGEEVFESQELDDVFKLITIQEDANGKIRLSLLDTQRSLRYMQRYYRGQLSDEDMKDLREMLSDIESLMPHSQFIFDKLNFLLDAAMGFTSLQQNKIIKIFSVAAVVFLPPTLIASSYGMNFTTMPELEWQYGYPMAIAMMLASAAGTYFFFKRKRWL from the coding sequence ATGATCACTGCTTATGTTTATGAAAATCGTCAATTGACTGTTCTTGAACTTGGCATTGAGGACAGCCTTCCCCCATCGACGCTGTGGCTGGATCTCTACAAGCCGGAAGATGATGAGCGTGAGTGGCTCGCCAGATTCTCGGTCGAAGAATTACCCGACGAAGAAGACATTAACGAAATCGAAGCGTCCGCCCGTTTCTACCAAAACAGCGATGGTTTGCATATCAACTCTCTGTTCCCGCAGCGGGTTGGGCAGGACGTTCGCGCTGTGAACGTATCCTTCAACTTACGGACTAAATTCCTGCTGACCATACGTGAAGAAGACGTGGGGCTTATCCGTCTGCTTCGAAACTATCTGCGTCTTGGCCGGCTTGAGGTGTCCACTCCTCAGGAGTTGTTTATCGAGCTTTTCAATCTCAAGGTGGATTACCTCTCCGACTTGATTGAAGACGTTTACACAGTGCTCGAAAACGTGGGGGAGGAGGTATTTGAGAGCCAGGAGTTGGATGATGTCTTTAAACTCATCACCATACAGGAAGATGCCAACGGTAAAATCCGCCTGAGTTTGCTCGATACCCAGCGATCACTTAGGTACATGCAGCGCTATTACCGGGGACAACTCTCAGACGAGGACATGAAAGACTTGCGGGAGATGCTGTCGGATATCGAGTCTTTGATGCCCCACAGCCAATTTATCTTCGATAAGTTGAACTTTTTGCTGGATGCGGCCATGGGTTTTACCAGTTTGCAGCAAAACAAAATCATCAAGATCTTCTCGGTTGCCGCTGTGGTGTTTCTGCCTCCAACCCTCATAGCATCCAGCTATGGCATGAACTTTACCACCATGCCAGAGCTCGAGTGGCAATACGGTTACCCGATGGCCATTGCCATGATGCTGGCCAGTGCCGCCGGTACCTATTTCTTTTTTAAACGCAAGCGTTGGTTGTAG